A genome region from Sebastes umbrosus isolate fSebUmb1 chromosome 22, fSebUmb1.pri, whole genome shotgun sequence includes the following:
- the LOC119481562 gene encoding E3 ubiquitin-protein ligase TRIM39-like: MITTPQINKGHISGTDSGWRMAANTSTPAETRAKPTLTKKQLKIQEKSCASSSVPWNKPNLSEFQDLEDPSHSAPVRSGPPATKPNLKSMQTLEECVQLLHELAEEVKNIKYQVKRGSKKAAPEGSTKEPGSLETSRTRILQWAKELELIMVQKETKPTDEKKTRRRRDDPIKKEKTELEKHNKKLQQWAVELRDITQANDVSDEDLKKLLYPGGPKGSRIAAILPLLEFVAWSLLSEDTEEALSRLWLPNKQKAWRTGTGSPRYIPNTVWEWIQTASVCVRFDVSTRHPWLPVSSDRLQVQGAAATERSAALSDSQRSPEWPCVLGDTVITAGRHYWEVEVSPEGSWRIGVMSESAPRKRSAMSPRRGYWALWKSSASLRACTEEPVKLQTATVPRLIGVYVDVEEGQVSFYDVDRRVHIYTFSDTFKHSLIPVFGFLGGETVLKIIPAQV; encoded by the exons ATGATTACCACTCCACAGATAAACAAGGGACACATCTCAGGCA CTGACTCTGGATGGAGGATGGCAGCGAATACATCAACCCCTGCAGAGACCCGGGCTAAACCCACACTCACCAAGAAGCAG CTTAAAATACAGGAGAAAAGCTGTGCTTCCAGCTCGGTACCATGGAATAAACCCAACCTCAGTGAATTCCAG GATTTAGAAGACCCATCACACAGCGCTCCGGTTCGTAGTGGTCCCCCTGCAACGAAG CCCAATCTAAAGTCAATGCAGACTCTGGAAGAGTGCGTACAACTTCTCCATGAACTGGCAGAGGAGGTCAAGAACATCAAATACCAG GTGAAGCGTGGCAGTAAGAAGGCTGCACCAGAGGGGAGCACCAAAGAGCCGGGCAGCCTGGAGACCAGCAGGACTCGGATCCTCCAGTGGGCCAAGGAGCTGGAACTAATCATG GTACAAAAGGAAACCAAGCCAACAGATGAGaaaaagacaagaagaagaCGAGATGATCcaataaagaaagagaaaacagagcTGGAAAAACACAATAAGAAGCTTCAGCAGTGGGCAGTGGAGCTGAGGGATATCACACAG GCTAACGACGTGTCTGATGAGGACCTGAAGAAGCTGCTGTATCCCGGAGGTCCGAAGGGATCGAGGATCGCCGCCATCCTTCCTCTGCTGGAGTTCGTGGCTTGGTCCCTGTTATCAGAGGatactgag GAGGCTTTATCGAGGCTGTGGCTGCCGAACAAACAGAAGGCCTGGAGGACAGGAACCGGAAGCCCCAGATACATCCCGAACACAG TGTGGGAGTGGATCCAGACTGCCTCAG TGTGTGTCCGGTTTGATGTCAGCACCAGGCATCCCTGGCTGCCTGTGTCCTCAGACCGCCTGCAGGTCCAGGGTGCAGCGGCGACGGAGcgctctgctgctctctcagACAGCCAGCGTTCACCTGAGTGGCCCTGTGTGCTGGGTGACACCGTCATCACTGCAGGGAGACactactgggaggtggaggtgtcCCCGGAGGGTAGCTGGAGAATAGGTGTGATGTCAGAGTCCGCTCCCAGGAAAAGGTCCGCCATGTCACCCAGGAGAGGCTACTGGGCCCTGTGGAAGAGCTCCGCCAGTTTGCGGGCCTGCACCGAGGAGCCCGTCAAGCTGCAGACGGCGACAGTGCCCCGACTGATCGGGGTGTATGTGGATGTCGAGGAGGGTCAGGTGTCCTTTTACGACGTTGATCGAAGGGTGCACATTTATACTTTCTCTGATACCTTCAAACACAGTCTGATTCCCGTGTTTGGCTTCCTGGGCGGAGAAACGGTCCTCAAAATCATACCAGCACAGGTGTAG
- the mpdu1b gene encoding mannose-P-dolichol utilization defect 1b: MRLCVTSLCTMADEVVFDNRPSFMDPLKGLLLTYFMPEKCYDEFFLDFNLLHVPCLKIVLSKGLGIGIILGSLMVKLPQIFKLMGAKSAEGLSFNTVLLELLAITGTMAYCIVNEFPFSAWGEALFLMLQTVIIGFLIQHYGGKTSRGLLFMVVYFVLLVLVLSPVTPISVITSMQAFNMPAIIIGRLIQAAANFHNGHTGQLSAISVFLLFAGSLARIFTSLQETGDTLMALTYVISSTCNGIIALQVLYYWNSSPEKKKKKSE, encoded by the exons ATGCGTCTCTGCGTCACATCTCTCTGTACGATGGCAGATGAAGTAGTGTTTGACAACAGGCCCTCCTTCATGGATCCTCTTAAAGGACTTTTACTGACTTATTTTATGCCAGAAAAATGTTACGACGAGTTCTTTCTCGACTTCAACTTACTGCACG TACCATGTCTGAAGATTGTGCTGAGCAAAGGCCTGGGGATCGGCATCATCCTGGGATCACTGATGG TGAAGCTGCCTCAGATCTTCAAGCTGATGGGAGCGAAGAGCGCTGAGGGGCTGAGCTTCAACACtgtgctgctggagctgctggccATCACGGGAACAATGGCCTACTGTATCGTCAACGAGTTCCCTTTCAG TGCCTGGGGCGAGGCTCTGTTCCTCATGCTGCAGACGGTCATCATCGGCTTCCTCATTCAGCACTATGGGGGAAAAACCAGCAGAG GTCTCCTGTTTATGGTTGTGTATTTTGTTCTGCTGGTCCTCGTGCTGTCTCCAGTGACTCCCATCTCAGTGATTACCTCCATGCAGGCCTTTAACATGCCAGCCATCATCATCGGCAGG CTGATCCAGGCAGCCGCTAACTTCCATAACGGGCACACCGGCCAGCTGTCTGCTATCTCCGTCTTCCTGCTGTTTGCTGGATCCCTCGCCCGCATCTTCACCTCACTACAG GAAACTGGAGACACACTGATGGCCCTCACCTACGTCATATCCTCCACCTGCAACGGCATCATCGCTCTGCAGGTTCTCTACTACTGGAACAGCTccccagagaagaagaagaagaagagcgagTAG